The nucleotide sequence CGATGGTCGCCGCCACGACGATCTCACCCCCGGTCGATGCCGAGCCAACGCAGACCCGGCCGACGCAGATTGTCTTCCCGGAAGAGCCGATCGAAATACCGCCGCTTCCCGAACTCGTCCCCCCGGGTGAACTGGTTGACCTCAGCCAGCAACTCGAGTCGGCAATTGCCGCGACCAGCATGGAAGAAGAAGAGATCGCGGAAAAGCTCAAAAAGTGGCATCTGCGGCAAGCAGAACTCCTCGAGCGACAGAAGGCGATGCAGGGGGCCCTCGCGCTCTCGGCGGAAGAACTGGAAAAGAACCAGCAGCAGGCCGCAAAGGTCGAAGCGGACCTGGATCTTGCCAGAGAAACCCTGCGCCGCCTGACAAAACAATTGGAAGAACTCCAGGCCAAGCCGACCATGGTCCAGACGCTCCAGCACAAAATCACCCCCGTCAGCCGCGTCGTGAACGGTAAGGAAAAGCATTATCGGCTGCAGGGGAATCGGATCGCCGAAGTCCCCGTCGATGAACTCGTCAACCGCCTGAAAGAACAGATCGAACGGCGAAAGGACTGGCTGGTCAAAACGCGCCAGCATCAGGGCCAGATCGGACCACTTCGCGGCTTCACGATGAGCTATCTCGTCCGCGTCGATACGTTGTCTGGCCTGGACGAGCTTCGAGCCGGTCATGGGGGGTACCGCATCAGTCTCGAAGGCTGGGAAATCCGCCCTGAACTCGACATGCGCGGGGAAACGGCAACGGTCGCCTTGCGCAAAGGATCCAATTTCTACCAGTCAATTCTCGGTGCCTCTCCCGACACGACGCTCACGTTCTGGGTCTATCCCGACAGCTTCGCCATCTACCGGAAGCTCCAGAAATTCACGCACGACCACGGCTTCTCCGTCGCAGGCCGCCCCCTCCCCGACGGCATCCACATCTCCGGTTCCCCCAACGGCTCCAAGTCAGCCAGCCAGTGATGCGCCGGGATGTCCGCGCAAATTGCACTGATACCACACCGGCAGCACACCAGGCAACAAAACCGGGGTTCAGAGCGTCCCGCTGTCGCAAGAGATTTTGCGCGTCCGAGTTGCCCTCGGTATCTGCGTCGCTCTGCGTCATCTGCGGATAGGTATTAAACTTGCGGGTCGTTACTCGGCTTTCCTGTCGAGGGACCGACAGGGCTACTTGAGGAACGCTTCTCGTGGTACCGTGTTGGATTCTCGCTACTGAGGCTCGATAAGCGATCTTCCGGCATGAGAACTCGCTTCGATTCTGCCTCCAGACTGCGCCCTCCCGAACACCACGAAAGAGCTGAATCGATGAGAAGCCTGGTTAAGTGCGTAATTATGTGCGCCGCGTTGGTCTTACCTTGCATTTCACAATCCGCAGCTGCGGGCCTGATGACGGTCGAGTACCAAGGTGTCACAAAAGCGAGCAGGCTTGATGGCATTTCGATCCCCGACGGTACCAGCTTCATCCTCCGTGTTGCATCGTCGACGACTCCGATCAACGACCTCAACGTCGGGCAAGGTGTCTACGCAGTGCTTTCGATGACCGCGGAAGTTGACGGCGTACACTACGAAGGGGACGGGACTGGAGTTTATCTCACCCTTGCGGACTCCACCGCCCCTTTCAAGCAGTTCCACGCCTTCCTTCTGTCCGGGTCGAATGGGACGTTCGCCCCGGCGTTCACGGGATCCACAGCAGATCCCTGGTCGGCGCAATCCCCCACCTCGACAGAGTTCACCAATTACCTCGGAAGCTATGGAACAGAGATTTACCTTAGAAGCCCGTCCAGTGAACTTGTTCTAGGCTATGCCCCTGAAGCGGGAGTGAGTGTCACGTTCAGCGTCGTGCCCGAGCCCTCAACTCTCGCACTGGCTGGTCTGGGGGTTATCGGCCTGGCGCACGGCACAATTCGCCGACGTTATCAGACTGTTTGATTAACGGCTAAAACTCGAGATGCCATGGACGCGTGATAATTACAGCCGGGCCGAACTGCCCCCGCTTCAGGCCAACGGCAGTTTGACGAAGCGATCAGCCGCGTGCGCAGCGATTGCGACAACATCTCTTGACGCAGCGTCAAAATATTTTTAACATTGTGGCAATCTTTAAAGCGGCGATTCATTCTCGCGCGGAAGCGACGATACGTCGGTGCGCGAATTTGATTTCCGCCGTTTTCAGCCACTCTGAGAAAGGTGGCCTGGCTGGGGGGGGGTGTTTCTTGAAAGGTCTATGCGACGCCTGCCGTTTCGCCGTCATCAGGAGCAGTTGCAGTTGCTCGATTAGATGCTCAAGGTGCTCACGCTTGCGCACCTTGAGCATCTAATCAAAACACTACGAAAGCAGAGGTTTTTGCAATTAGGTGCTCAAGATGCTCAACCATGTGCAGCGCGCAGTTCATTTGGAGAAATTTTCATCATCGCCACCGATGAGGACCTTAAACAGGGAGAAAGGGAGGATGCGGAAAGCGTCACGCCGTGCAGGGAAATCCCCCCCGAGCATCAGGTGTGATCAGAAAGGAGCTGCTGCAGTTTGGAAAGGGTCCGCGTCAGAAGGACTCGGACAGCGCCGTCCGACTTCCCCATGCGCGTCGCCACATCGCGCGTGGGAAGTCCTTCGACATAGCGCAGCCTGAGAAGTTCGCGTTGCTCTTCCGGCAGGGAACTGACCGCCTCCTGCAGCAGGAATTCTTTCTGATCGCGTGAGAAGGCCTGGCTGGGCGTGGTCATACTGGCGGCCAGCAGTTGAAGAAAGCCTCGCGCGTGATGTCCGGCGGGGGCAACATCGATGGAGACTTCGCGATCGACGGATCGTTTCTGAGCGGCAACATGGTGACGGTGGGCATCGATGATCCGTTGTTCCGCAATCTGGCAGAGTAACTTAAACGGATCACGACCGGGAACATTAAATGCTTCGAACGAGCCGAGCGCCGTCAGGACAACCTCCTGCAGAATATCGTCCGGTTCGAGCTTTTTACGCAGAGCAGGCCCGAGATTATTCTGAATGTAAGCCAGCAATTGCGGGCGTTTCGTCTCGACGAAACTCGCCAGATGGTGCTGCGAAACGGGGAAGGGGAGATCAGTGGTTTCTGACATACGGCTTCCTGAAGTTTTTGGTAGTCAAAATGTAGACCACTCGTCGGCACATGACTAGACTCACTTTTTTACAGAGGAATCCAGGAGGATGATTGAGTAGGGGTTCTCGCTTGCAGCGGTAATACACGGCTTATTTAAGTTCCATTCCCGTCGGTCACTCGGCTCCATTCAGGTTGTTCCCCCACTTTGACGAATCCTACTCAATTCGCAGAAGAGCAGTGGTCGCAACTGGAAGCGGCGCTGGAGGCCTTTTCACAGGCCTGGGAGGAATCCCCTCTTCCCCCCACCATCACGGAGTATCTTTCTGAGTGTGACGAAGACCTGCGGCTTCCGCTTGCCGTGGAATTGGTCAAAATTGACCTCGAGCAGCGATGGCAGCGAGGACTGCGACGTGTCATCGAAGACTATGTTGCCGAAATCCCCGAACTGGCCGATCGGGTCACTCCGCAGCTTGTGCTGGAAGAGGTTCATGTCCGCAAGCGGGCAGGTGATCGCGTTTCAACCCAGGATGTTCTTGATCGTTTCCCTCATCTCTCACAGCCACTCGAGCAAATGCTGGTCCTTGATCCGACTCAGCAATCAACGGTGATCCACTCAGCAAACCTCGATGCGGTGCACCTGGAACCGGGCGAGTCGATTGACGATTTCGAATTGCTGGCGCGACTGGGACAAGGTGCATTTGCCACAGTTTTTCTTGCACGACAGCGTTCCATGCAGCGGATTGTGGCGGTAAAGATCTCGGCCGATCAGGGGGACGAGCCGCAAACACTCGCTCAACTGGATCACAACAACATCGTCCGAGTCTATGACCAGCGTTCCGTCACAGGACGTGGATTGCGGCTGCTTTACATGCAATACGCGGCGGGAGGCACGCTGGCCAGTGTTCTCGCGTCACTGCAGACGATTGATCCTTCCCAATGGTCCGGCAAGCGTTACCTGTGGGCCATCGATCAGGCACTCGACACCCGTGGTGACTCACCTCCCGCCGAATCCTCCGTGCGTCAGAAGCTGGCGGAGATGAGCTGGCCTCAGGTCGTCTGCTGGCTGGGGGCTCAGTTAGGTCGTGCACTGGATTACGCTCACCGTCAGGGAGTCTTGCACCGCGACTTGAAGCCGGCGAATGTGCTGCTGACGGCAGAAGGGGTGCCGAAACTGGCCGACTTCAACATCAGCTTCAGCAAGAACGTGGAAGGTGCGTCAGCCGCAGAGTTTTTCGGAGGCAGTCTCGCGTACATGTCGCCCGAACAACTGGAAGCGTTCGACCACCGCAGTGGACGGACGCCCGACAGCTTGGACAATCGCAGTGATCTTTACGCACTGGGAGTTCTCATCTGGGAGCTGCTGACCGGTGAACGCCCTTTTTCGACGGACGTACAAAGAGAGGGACGACCTCCCGTTCTGAAGAAGATGATCGAAGCGCGGCAGCAAGGACCGGGCCGAATCCCGGAACGGTGGCGCCGTGAGGGGTTGGGACTGCATGAGATCCTCGATCGCTGCCTGTCTCCTTTACCGGAACACCGCTACGGCAGTTGCCTCGAACTGGCTCAGGAAATCGAGCTTTGCCTGGAACCTGATGCGCGGAATCTGCTGCGTCGCCCGGATGGAGGATGGCGGTACTGGGCCAGAAAGTTTCCTCTTTCGACGGTGACCATACTGACGCTGATTCCAAATCTGATCGGAGCCATCTTCAACTTTCTCTACAATTACCGGGTGATTCTGGAAAACCTGCCCGGGTCTGAACCGACTTTCATGCGGATTCAGTCCATCATCAACATGATCGCGTTCCCCACGGGGATTCTTTGCGCGGGATGGCTGGCCGGATCCGTCGCCAAAGCGACTCATATTGATTCGAAACAGCCACTCCCCCCAGGGGAACTGGCTAAGCAGCGGCGGCGATGCCTGGACTTGGGAAACGTCGCCGCCCTGGTAGGTCTGACGCTCTGGCTGCTCGCGGCCCCGGCTTACCCGGTTTCGCTTCATCTGATTGTGGGACATGTCCCATTCGACATTTACGTGCAGTTCGTAGCGTCGCTGGCCATCTGCGGACTCATCGCAGCCGCCTACCCATTTTTTGGAGTGGCGATCGTCTCGGTGCGGGCGTTCTATCCGTCGCTGATCGACCGCGAGTCGATGACAGCAGACGATCGACAGGACCTGATCCGACTCTCGCGGCAAACATGGTTGTATCTGGTGCTGGCGGCTTCGGTCCCCATGATTGCGGTCCTGATTCTTGCGATTGGTCAGTCAGAAAATCGCTCGGCCCTGGTCGTTCTGGCAGCGAGCGGAGCAATTGGATATGCGATCGCAATCTCGGCGTTTCGACTGCTTCAGACCGATCTGACCACGCTATCAAAAGTGATTTCGAATCGACGGGACCGGTGAAGGGGTGCATTGTGAGGGGACGACGGAATCGTTGTTGATTGGATACGTTGGGCGGCGGGGGACTGTTTGTTTTCGGCTTTAGCGAGTGGCCCGGGGGGATTACGGTTCGGCTTTCCTGTCGGGGACCGCCAGGGCTACTGGGGGGAACCTCGTCGGAAGCGGTACTTTTCCTCCGGACATGCGAGTAGCCAGGGCGAAATCGAGTGATCTCGCTCTGGCTGGGTTAGTCGTGACGGGGTGTTTGATTGGGGCTCAGAGAAACTCATCAGAACCGAGGACCCCGCAGAGTTTTACCTGCTTCCACCAGTTTTGCTTCTTCCAATCCCAGCTCCAGCGAACCTGATGAGGTTGCGGAAGGGGCAGGTGGGATCAAGTCAGAGTTGCCATTCGGAATGGCGTCAGACAACGGGGGAAGCGAATCGTTTGTCAGAGCCATTTCCATGGGAACTTCATGAGTCTGGACGGAAGCGTATCCCGGAGCGGCCGCATACACAGGAGCGTAGTTGCACTGATAAGCGGTCGTGACACAGGGCTGAAGGATCGTGGCACTGATTCCACCGTAGCAACCAGGAGTATACAGACATGTCCCATAGCTGTAGGTGGGGTAGCAGTAATTGTAGTTGTTATAGCCGCAGTAGTAGTTGTTCACCGGGTAGCAGTAGTTCCACCCACCAAAGTTGCAGCCGTATCCCCCATATCCCCAGCAGCCTCCGTATCCCCACGACTTCTGGTAAGGAGTTCCGCAGAATTTGTTGTTGTAATTGCCCGAGTTGTTGAACTTTCCTGGGTTGTACTTACCCGGGAAGTACGATCCCATCGACGTGTGTGCCTTGACGAACTTGTTTTGATGGTTGAACTTCACGGGATTGATCTGGTGCTTGCCGTTCATGCCCGGGAAGCCATTCTTCCCGAATTGCTGACCCGGAAAACGATTCTTGTTGAGGACTGATGAAACCGGGTTGTGGTTCCCGTTGTGGACATCGAACTTCTTGACCTGTGAAATCGGGCCGCTGCCATTTTCCGCTGGCTGCCTCGACACGACGTTCGGTACCCGCTGATTCCCCAGACCAATCTTGTGATTGCCCTGAATGACGTTGGAACCGACAGACGAGTTGGTGGGGATGCGATTGAAGCCCCCGTTTACAGGACCAACTTTTGTCAGGACCTGCTTCGAGATCGGCTGCGAAAAATTGTTGTGCGAAACCACGTTCTTCGACGAAATGTTCATGTTTTGTGGTCTGAAGTTGGAGTTTCCCATCTGGTTGACCGGGCTCCGACTCGCCTGAAACTGGCCACCACCAAAGTTTCGATTCCCACCACCACCATTTCCCTGATGTCCCCGCGCTTGAGCATCGCTCTGCGAGGTCAAAGTGAGAACAACCATCAACCCTGCGGTCAGTAACGTCTTGCTTCGTAACATGATCTGTCTCCTAAAACTTTTCTCAGAACTTGTTAATCACATCCGCCTGACATGCGGAGCGAAGATCGTGAAAAAGTGTTACAGAGAATTTTCAGAGAATTTTTTAGGGCCGTTTCAGAAAATGCCGTCGACGTGTCGTGACACCAAGCGTCCTCCCTCTGGCCTGCTACAATCCAGGGCGTCGACTCAGGCCCATCCCGGCTTGTCGCAGCTCTTTTGGAATGAAGTATTGATGATTTCGCGGAGTCACTGCGTGACCCGAGACCGGGTGACCCGATCCGCGGAGGAACCCGTTCGCATCAAGAACTGACCAGACGAGAGACAACCGCAGTCGCCATCCCCCGGATTCGCTACCCCACGCTCAACAAAGCACGTAATTTCGAATGACCAACGAAACGTCCCTGACCGAACGAATGCCACC is from Schlesneria sp. DSM 10557 and encodes:
- a CDS encoding PEP-CTERM sorting domain-containing protein, encoding MTVEYQGVTKASRLDGISIPDGTSFILRVASSTTPINDLNVGQGVYAVLSMTAEVDGVHYEGDGTGVYLTLADSTAPFKQFHAFLLSGSNGTFAPAFTGSTADPWSAQSPTSTEFTNYLGSYGTEIYLRSPSSELVLGYAPEAGVSVTFSVVPEPSTLALAGLGVIGLAHGTIRRRYQTV
- a CDS encoding sigma-70 family RNA polymerase sigma factor; the encoded protein is MSETTDLPFPVSQHHLASFVETKRPQLLAYIQNNLGPALRKKLEPDDILQEVVLTALGSFEAFNVPGRDPFKLLCQIAEQRIIDAHRHHVAAQKRSVDREVSIDVAPAGHHARGFLQLLAASMTTPSQAFSRDQKEFLLQEAVSSLPEEQRELLRLRYVEGLPTRDVATRMGKSDGAVRVLLTRTLSKLQQLLSDHT
- a CDS encoding serine/threonine-protein kinase encodes the protein MTNPTQFAEEQWSQLEAALEAFSQAWEESPLPPTITEYLSECDEDLRLPLAVELVKIDLEQRWQRGLRRVIEDYVAEIPELADRVTPQLVLEEVHVRKRAGDRVSTQDVLDRFPHLSQPLEQMLVLDPTQQSTVIHSANLDAVHLEPGESIDDFELLARLGQGAFATVFLARQRSMQRIVAVKISADQGDEPQTLAQLDHNNIVRVYDQRSVTGRGLRLLYMQYAAGGTLASVLASLQTIDPSQWSGKRYLWAIDQALDTRGDSPPAESSVRQKLAEMSWPQVVCWLGAQLGRALDYAHRQGVLHRDLKPANVLLTAEGVPKLADFNISFSKNVEGASAAEFFGGSLAYMSPEQLEAFDHRSGRTPDSLDNRSDLYALGVLIWELLTGERPFSTDVQREGRPPVLKKMIEARQQGPGRIPERWRREGLGLHEILDRCLSPLPEHRYGSCLELAQEIELCLEPDARNLLRRPDGGWRYWARKFPLSTVTILTLIPNLIGAIFNFLYNYRVILENLPGSEPTFMRIQSIINMIAFPTGILCAGWLAGSVAKATHIDSKQPLPPGELAKQRRRCLDLGNVAALVGLTLWLLAAPAYPVSLHLIVGHVPFDIYVQFVASLAICGLIAAAYPFFGVAIVSVRAFYPSLIDRESMTADDRQDLIRLSRQTWLYLVLAASVPMIAVLILAIGQSENRSALVVLAASGAIGYAIAISAFRLLQTDLTTLSKVISNRRDR